Sequence from the Terriglobales bacterium genome:
CAGCAATGCTAGTCCCAGGATCAGTGCCTGAATTAACCAGAATGAAAGAAAAATTTTGAGGAATATGCTTCGCATCCGTCAGGCACTCTTCCCGGTGGCTGCCGATGAAGCGTAGATGTAGCCCACCCCGCGCACCGTCTTGATGCGCTCTTCGCCATGCCCATCCCCGCCCAGCTTTTTGCGCAGCTTACTCACGTGCATGTCAATACTGCGATCGTAGGGCGAGAACATCCGGCCGAGCACCGCCTTCGCCAACTGCTCGCGCGTCACTACGCGGCCAGCCTCGTGCAACAGCACCTCGAGCAAATTGAATTCCACTGCCGTTACTTCAACCGTAGTTCCGTTACGGCGCACCGTGCGTGTGCCGGTATTCAACTCGACGTCGCCGACGCTGATCACCACCGGCCCCGGCTTATGTTCCGCTCCCTCTTGCTTGGTACGCCGTAAGATGGC
This genomic interval carries:
- a CDS encoding response regulator transcription factor encodes the protein MDRVLVVDDDVELCELVREYLEPEGFQVELVHNGNRGFDRARSAEHAIVVLDVMLPGLSGLDVLRKLRAAHSAIPVLLLTARGEDVDRIVGLELGADDYLPKPFNPRELVARIHAILRRTKQEGAEHKPGPVVISVGDVELNTGTRTVRRNGTTVEVTAVEFNLLEVLLHEAGRVVTREQLAKAVLGRMFSPYDRSIDMHVSKLRKKLGGDGHGEERIKTVRGVGYIYASSAATGKSA